GAACTAATAGATTCCCACATACACCTTCGTTTTATATAGCTTTCAATCCGAAGacgaattattacttttaaatttaaaaaaaaactttgcgtAAACAGATGAACGTTATTTGAGAATATTGGAAATTGGCAAATTTcttattctttattaattttgtttatatttacttattttatttgggTATATACCTAgatcataattttatatcaccTAAAAAATATGTGTTACAATTTTCGATAAACACATACTTGTAACTCGTAACATATATTTGTACATTGATTTCGGGAAACCTTATTGATTTGAATACATTGTTATGATTCCGCGAGTGCGTCAGATAGATGACTCAACATACGCTGTAAAAAATTGTTCTTTTTTAGGATTCCTGTAAAATTTAAcctaaataaaggtaaatattaGCTTTAATATTGAATCCCTCGTTAGGATTGGGGTTAGCTTCAAACCTACACTTATTCCATCCATGAAAGGTGAaagaattttaacaaatattataaatgcgatattGAATTTCttcgtttgttacgctttcatggcttCACTACTGAAGCGAGTATCCTAAAATTTTCCATAAATGATGCAGGAATAGAGAAAAGGTAATAGGATACCTACAACCTGTCCCCCACCCCAAACGCGGATGAAGCTACAGGCGTAAACTAATTAGTTTATAcagtaaatagttaaataatccATCTGATTAATTAAccagatgaaatataaattatattttatcgttccatttgtatatataacaacatatagttttaaatgtatagtaTCATAGTTCGTTTAATAGCTGACTGAAGACttctactaaaatataatatttagctgtcattaatattcattagtTAAGTAGcccttattattaaaagttaaaaaacttCAGAATGTTAAAAACAGAAAAATTTAAACAAGTAAAACTGTTACCTACTTCCTTACAATTTAAGCAGTAATAATTCACATAAATTGCCGAAACGTTCACTTACTTGTTAGTTTTAAATACacttgatgatgatgatgtcatcATCATAGATATActacttaatacaaatattgagacaaggaaaatattaatagtttcaaAATAAGAGGATAAGAGTGCCCTTATcttaaagattataatatatcgatagataaattttaatataaaaactgtaacacaatttaattatgataagtGTTTTTAAAACTAACAAGTAAGTGAACGTTTCggctaacaataatataatacatatctaaataatctataacattatgttatgtacaaatatttaaaagtttatgtaaaaggttattaaaatttgattttgtcTTATTTCAGATCAATATGAAATTATTCGTTGTATTTGCTCTGTGCGTCGCCGCGGCTACCGCTAATATCATCAGTCCCATTGTGGTTGGTGATGAGGCAGCTGAAATCCAACAGATCATCGATGCTATCAACCACCCCAGCACCGACCCTGCCACCGCCGCTGCTTTAGAACAACTTTTGAACGAAGTCCTCGGTCTAACTAAGCCCGAACCCATCGACGTCGGACCTGCCATTGTTGAAGGTGACTACGAATCCATCTCAGTTGGCCCCGCTATCGTCGACGAGATCGTACCAGCTCCCGTGCTTCCTGAAATAAATAACTCCCCTCTTGTCCAAATCATCATCAATGTCAAGCCTGGTTCTGGCAATCCCGTAGTTGTCGAAGGTCTCCCCGAGGTCGAGCCCACCCCCGTGATCGTTGAAGAGAAGCCCGAGATCGAGCCCACCCCCGTGATCGTTGAAGAGAAGCCTGAGGCTCCCGAGCCCGTTATCGTTGCCCCCGTAATCATCCCCGAACCCGTCATTACTCTTCCTGACATCCTTAACTAAGTAAACGTGTACTAGGTAACATCTCGTTATCTCCCGTGATATCATCaatgaagtatttataattaagaatactttaaatatgtacacttacaattaaataaattatacagtacattaacattttttattaagcctcaaagaattatattattcatcgatgttaataattaatttagatattattctTTCGTAAAACTAatgttattgaatataaaataacagtaacagcctgttaatgtcccactgctgggctaaggcctcctctcccttttgaggagaaggtttggagcttattccaccacgctgctccaatgcgggttggtagaatacacatgtggcagaatttctatgaaattagacacatgcaggtttcctcacgatgttttccttcaccgttaagcacgagatgaattataaacacaaattaagcacatgaaaattcagtggtgcttgcccgggtttgaacccacgatcatcggttaagattcacgcgttcttaccactaggccatctcggcttcttataaaatataaatataaaataaacttgtcaTAAATTTAAGACGATATTTGCCTAAATAAAAGATTTACCTTAATTGAATCACCAAGATGACTGATATCTATAATGCcttattattcatatgtttaaatatatattatagctctgtttttttgttgttgttatatttgtatgtatgtatatttttgttatatttttttgtttttattaattaccgccttcacggatttctgcttagcctaaagtttgactggtagagaatgccttcaggcattaagtccactttttgtcctactacacaatgtggtggtcaaaaaagtttttaaataaataaataagatgcaCTTATTAGACATTCTTATTATATCTTTCTGACAACCTATCGTTTTGAACACGTTTTAATCATCGTGTCTGTGTGACATCATTCTCAACGTTCGCTAGCTCttatctcattttttttttcactattaAAATAAGGATATGCCAGATTTTAGAGCCTGCCTGCCGTTAGCCCTCCTTGAGAATGCAGCAGATGACAACCAGGTGGATtgaatcaaaaatcaaaatgctTTATTcgacattgaagcattacacttgtttattgatagtcaaactagaaactactaCCGGTTTGGTAGGTAACACCCAAACCTgtgaagaaccggcgaaagaaactcagcgggctTAATTGGGTTATAcctatgttttatatgtatatatacattattaaccATGCTTTATATAAGTCTATATAGTCTTAGTtctagtatatgtatatatacattatacaccATGCTTTATATAAGCTTATTATGACAATGTCAGTCAGTCAAAGATTTTTCTAGCTTGCGTTAATTTTAGATAAACAGTGGCaaacatatttcaaatttatcaaAACTTTTCAGAAAAGTAAAGAGTCCGCCTCAAGGTTGCGTaaggtctatgtcagttaactcatcgtaaaagcctgtgaatgtctcactgctgggctgaaggcctactctgcctttttgaggagaaaatttggagcttattccaccacgctgctccaatgcgggttggtggaatacacatgtggcagaatttaagtgaaattcgacacatgcattcctcacgatgtttccttcaccgtaaagtacgagatgaattacaatcacaaattaagcacatgaaaattcagtggtgcttgcccgggtttgaacccacgatcatcagttaagattcacacgttattaccactgggtcatctcggctcggTTAACTCGGCGACAACTAATACGTTAATAtgagaaaataaacattaaagactaataataacaaattgacTAAGTGACTAataattccaccaacccgcattggagcagcgtggtggaataagctccaaatcttctcctcaaaaaagggagaggaggtctttagcccagcagtgagacattcacaggctgttactgactaaTAATTAATGGATTAAATAGATGGTTTTCATTTCTAGagggcccagtggctagaaaaGATGACTCTTAATCATCAATCATAAGATCGCATGCAGGAAAAAAGTATCAataaattttcttgtgcttaatatgggcttataattcatcttgtgtggAAAGAAAACATCGTTGGAAAACCTTCATGTATCggataaaattctgtcacatatgtatATCAATCAATACGCATTGGAGGGAAATGGAATTAGGTTCAAACCTTTTTCGCAAGAGGAGGAGGCCTTAAGCCCAACAAATGATATTGATCAATAACATAAAGGACGGTAGACTGGTTTGAAAAATGTCTTCAAGTGAAACGCATAGTGAAATGCGAAAGATGAGCAATAacataatagtatatttatgtggctagatgtaaggccgcggtcctgggttcaatttccaggtcggacCAGTAAAaagttgggtttttctgtctaaaattctcaatagcagcagtgagcctggaagttggtagtgtgtacactcccgcggctcggaaagcacgtaaagcctttggtcgtGCGCCTGTACTCATTtcagtcatgtcggattgccgtcccatcgggttatgagagttagggaatagagagtgcacctgtgtttgcgcacacacttgtacactataataaatcctatgcagttggctaatctccctagAATTGGCTGAATAAGTTGAACGGGCAAATAGCACCACTCATAGACTGGCGATgtgagaaatatttaccattccttacaagccaatgcgccaccaacctttcgAACTAACGatgagatgttatgttccttgtgcctgtagttacactggcttactcacccttcaaactggaaagcgacaaatttaaatatctgataagtggggggtacctacccagatgacgcacaaagccctaccaccaagaaaaacttagtatattatatatataactttatataattataaaataatgtatattcgatgaaaaaaataatttatattctgaaATCTT
This genomic stretch from Nymphalis io chromosome 17, ilAglIoxx1.1, whole genome shotgun sequence harbors:
- the LOC126774888 gene encoding uncharacterized protein LOC126774888, which translates into the protein MKLFVVFALCVAAATANIISPIVVGDEAAEIQQIIDAINHPSTDPATAAALEQLLNEVLGLTKPEPIDVGPAIVEGDYESISVGPAIVDEIVPAPVLPEINNSPLVQIIINVKPGSGNPVVVEGLPEVEPTPVIVEEKPEIEPTPVIVEEKPEAPEPVIVAPVIIPEPVITLPDILN